The nucleotide sequence TCGCCAAAAGCGCCCAATAAAAAAGGCTGGCCCAGAACACAAAAAAGAAAACGCCACCGGCAAAAATTTGTTCCACCTTGTCTCCAAATGGCCAGGACAAAGTGATGGCAATGGTCAGGGTGATGGTCGTGAGGAAAGCGCCCAAAATCGCTGCGGTTATGCGGCTGGCGGTTGAGTTTAACCGGGATTTAAGCCAGTCCATGAGCGTCTCCCGTTAGTAACTCTGCCAACACTAATCCGCCGACAATCAGGCTGACCACTGTCAGAAACGGAACAACGACCGGTCGCCAGATTCTGACTTGGGTAAAAATTGCAGCCACGCCCATCAGGCTGAACAGCACGTAGAACAAGCCCTTTTCCCAGCCATACGGTGAATAAGCAAGCGCAAATGCTGCGGCCAGCAAAAAGCGACCGGCGATGCGGCGACGGCGGTCAATTTTATCGCTGCGGTGTTGGCTGACGCCGTACATCAAATGCAGTGCTGGCCAGAGCAGGAAGATGGCGATGGGCATAACGGTGAGAGACTCTGATTATCCTTTGAGGTGCGAATAGTAATGAATTGCAAATGATTATCAAGGACTATTGAGCGTAAAGAAATAAGCTTTGTATAACCTCAGTAAAGTACCGTAAAAGGCATCAACAGCGAGTACGCAGCTGCTTATCATTTCTGGCTTGTTGAAATGAGATTCCTCTATGTTTATAAGCCGACAGCTGTTTGCAGGGCTTGTTGCATTGCCGTTAATGGCGTGTAGTCAGCTGGATGTTATTGATAATCCTGGTTCTGATGGTCAGCTTGAAAATCACCCGTTGTTATCAGATTGGTCCGATACAACTCCTTCTCAATCTGTGCCAGACGAGTGGTGGCGATCATTTGATGATCCGGCACTGAATTCGCTGATTGATACCGCTCTGGCGAATAACTTTTCCTTACAGGCATCTCTGGCGCGTATTGAGCAAAGTGCGGCGCTATTGCGTATCGATGCCAGTGGCCAGTACCCGGATGTGAATATCCAGGCGGGTCGTAACCGAAATGAAAACAGCGCGCTTACCAGTAACCGTGTAACACAGAACTGGACGGCCGGGCTAAATGCTTCCTATGAAATTGACTTCTGGGGCGCCGTTGCGGCTGCCCGAGAACAGGGTGAATTTGAGTTGTCTGCGACTCAGGCCGCGGCTCGTATTCAGTCGAATACGGTGGCCAGTCAAATCAGCAATGCCTGGTACGGCTACTTAAAAGAAAGTCGCCAACTGGAGTTGTTGCAGCAACAAAAACAACGGGTTGAATCTGGCTTAAAAGCGATTAATGCGCGCTTTCAGCGAGGCCGGTCTCAGGTGTCGGATGTCTGGCAGCAGCAGTCCTTGCTCGAATCCATTGAGGCCGATGTGTATCGAACGGATTCACGCCGTCAGATTTACCTGAATCAATTGCAGCTCTGGTTAGGTGGTGCTGTATCCAGTGATGCTGTAAACGACGTATTGCAGCAGGCACTAGCCAGTCACTCAACGGTTAATGTGTTGCCGGCGCTGTTTGAGTCGGGTG is from Bacterioplanoides sp. SCSIO 12839 and encodes:
- a CDS encoding TolC family protein, with translation MFISRQLFAGLVALPLMACSQLDVIDNPGSDGQLENHPLLSDWSDTTPSQSVPDEWWRSFDDPALNSLIDTALANNFSLQASLARIEQSAALLRIDASGQYPDVNIQAGRNRNENSALTSNRVTQNWTAGLNASYEIDFWGAVAAAREQGEFELSATQAAARIQSNTVASQISNAWYGYLKESRQLELLQQQKQRVESGLKAINARFQRGRSQVSDVWQQQSLLESIEADVYRTDSRRQIYLNQLQLWLGGAVSSDAVNDVLQQALASHSTVNVLPALFESGEGFNQSEGLNPNKHKQTAVSVEALGQRPDVQQAWFNVLAANAGVAIAEANRYPRFTLTASYSGQDPDFSNVFDDWVANVAANLVLPLIDGGERRARVAAQRAALEVSLADYQQVLLAAADEVQQQLIREQEFVSLNASLNRQLELERKTQSFQASRYAKGVGDFLALLTAQRDVLSLERQVLENKLSAVQARIALYQSVSHGRFLPSDSDSPVMPKTQEDVSS
- a CDS encoding DUF3325 family protein, producing the protein MPIAIFLLWPALHLMYGVSQHRSDKIDRRRRIAGRFLLAAAFALAYSPYGWEKGLFYVLFSLMGVAAIFTQVRIWRPVVVPFLTVVSLIVGGLVLAELLTGDAHGLA